In Neovison vison isolate M4711 chromosome 11, ASM_NN_V1, whole genome shotgun sequence, one genomic interval encodes:
- the FGA gene encoding fibrinogen alpha chain, with the protein MFSVKIFCLVLSVVGTVWTTNVKESEFIAEGAAGRGPRIVERQQSACKETDWPFCADEDWNYKCPSGCRMKGLIDEVNQDFTNRINKLKNSLFDYQKNNKDSNSLTGNVMELVRGDFASANNNDNTYSQVTEDLRSKIEILRRRVIEQVQQIRLLQKNVRDQLVDMKRLEVDIDIKIRSCQGSCSRALERRTDLKYYEDQQKQLEQVIAKDLLPPKNRQQLPQLKMSKAPNTLPGDFKSQLKNVPPEWRALMETQQMKITFEGSGRDGNTRGDTASHGTGSMPENPRNPGSSTPGSSGTWNPGSTRPDSDGSWSSGSTGTTSSSSWSSGSTGTTSSSSWSSGSSGSTGTWNAGSTGTGSTGPWSPGSSESGSFRPDSVGHGNSRPTNPDWGTFEEVSGSVTPGTKKEFHTGKLVTSKGDKELLIGNERITSGSGTTTRRSCSKTVTKTVIGPDGRKEVTKEVVNSEDGSDCGDLPHSFAGSLDDLHSRHPDLESFFGTSSTRNIFPGGLSPSHREFDSRTHALGSESDIFTHFGASEFPSSGKTSSHSKQFSSSSTTFNRGDSTFESKSYKVAGEAGTEEEHETLKGGYTTKRGHAKVRSARDCDDVLQTHPSGAQSGIFNIKLPGSSKIFSVYCDQETSLGGWLLIQQRMDGSLNFNRTWQDYKKGFGSLDDKGEGEFWLGNEYLHLLTLRGSVLRVELEDWAGNQAYAEYHLRVGSEAEGYTLQVSSYEGTAGDALIEGSAEEGTEYTSHADMQFSTYDRDRDQWEENCAEVYGGGWWYNSCQAANLNGIYYPGGSYDPRNNSPYEIENGVVWVPFRGADYSLRAVRMKIRPLVTQ; encoded by the exons ATGTTTTCTGTGAAGATCTTTTGCCTGGTCCTGAGTGTGGTGGGCACGGTCTGG ACCACCAATGTCAAGGAAAGTGAATTTATAGCCGAAGGAGCAGCTGGACGTGGCCCAAGAATTGTGGAAAGACAGCAATCTGCCTGCAAGGAGACAGACTGGCCCTTCTGCGCTGATGAAGACTGG AACTACAAATGCCCTTCTGGCTGCAGGATGAAAGGGTTAATCGATGAAGTCAATCAAGATTTTACAAACAGAATAAATAAGCTCAAAAATTCACTATTTGATTATCAGAAGAACAATAAGGACTCCAATTCATTGACAGGGAATGTAATGGAACTTGTGAGAGGGGATTTTGCCAGCGCTAACA ATAACGATAATACATATAGCCAAGTGACAGAAGATCTGAGAAGCAAAATTGAGATCCTGAGGCGTAGAGTCATAGAACAAGTACAGCAAATCCGCCTTCTACAGAAGAATGTCAGGGATCAGCTGGTAGATATGAAACGACTGGAG GTGGACATTGATATTAAGATCCGATCTTGTCAAGGGTCATGCAGTAGGGCTTTGGAACGTAGGACAGATCTAAAGTACTATGAAGATCAACAGAAGCAACTTGAGCAAGTCATTGCCAAAGACTTACTTCCACCTAAAAACAGACAACAATTACCACAGCTGAAAATGAGCAAAGCTCCAAATACGCTTCCTGGGGACTTCAAGAGCCAACTTAAGAATGTCCCTCCAGAGTGGAGGGCACTCATGGAAACGCAACAGATGAAAATAACATTCGAGGGGTCTGGTAGAGATGGGAATACCCGAGGAGACACTGCATCTCATGGAACAGGATCAATGCCTGAAAACCCCCGGAACCCTGGGAGCTCCACACCAGGAAGTTCTGGCACTTGGAACCCTGGGAGCACCAGGCCTGACAGTGATGGCAGTTGGAGCTCTGGGAGCACTGGGACGACCAGCAGCAGCTCTTGGAGCTCTGGGAGCACTGGGACGACCAGCAGCAGCTCTTGGAGCTCTGGGAGCTCTGGGAGCACTGGCACTTGGAATGCTGGGAGCACCGGAACTGGCAGTACTGGTCCTTGGAGCCCTGGAAGTTCTGAATCTGGAAGCTTTAGGCCAGATAGCGTTGGGCATGGGAACTCCAGGCCTACCAACCCAGACTGGGGCACATTTGAAGAGGTGTCAGGAAGTGTAACTCCAGGGACAAAGAAAGAGTTCCACACAGGTAAACTGGTCACTTCTAAAGGAGATAAAGAACTTCTTATTGGTAATGAGAGGATCACCTCTGGAAGCGGGACCACCACTCGTCGTTCGTGCTCTAAAACTGTTACTAAGACTGTTATAGGTCCTGATGGTCGCAAAGAAGTGACCAAAGAAGTGGTAAACTCTGAAGATGGTTCTGACTGTGGTGACTTACCCCATTCTTTTGCTGGTAGCTTAGATGATCTCCATTCTAGGCACCCTGATCTGGAGAGTTTCTTTGGCACTTCCTCAACTAGAAACATATTTCCAGGTGGGCTTTCACCCTCACACAGAGAGTTTGATAGTAGGACCCATGCTTTGGGCTCAGAATCGGACATATTCACACACTTCGGGGCATCTGAGTTCCCTTCCAGTGGTAAAACTTCAAGTCACAGCAAACAATTTTCAAGCAGTAGTACAACGTTCAACAGAGGAGACTCCACATTTGAAAGCAAGAGCTATAAAGTGGCAGGTGAGGCTGGAACTGAAGAGGAACATGAAACCCTCAAGGGAGgatataccaccaaaagaggccATGCTAAAGTTCGCTCTGCCAGAG actgtGATGATGTCCTCCAAACACATCCTTCAGGTGCCCAAAGTGGTATTTTCAATATCAAGCTACCGGGATCCAGTAagattttttctgtttattgtgaTCAAGAGACCAGTTTGGGAGGATGGCTTTTGATCCAGCAAAGAATGGATGGATCACTGAATTTTAACCGGACCTGGCAAGACTACAAGAAAGGTTTCGGCAGCCTGGATGACAAGGGGGAAGGAGAATTCTGGCTAGGCAATGAATACCTCCACTTACTAACTCTGAGGGGCTCTGTCCTTCGGGTTGAATTAGAGGACTGGGCTGGAAACCAGGCTTATGCAGAATATCACTTGAGGGTAGGCTCCGAGGCAGAAGGCTATACCCTGCAGGTCTCTTCCTATGAGGGCACAGCAGGTGATGCTCTGATTGAGGGCTCTGCAGAGGAAGGAACAGAGTATACGTCACACGCGGACATGCAGTTCAGCACCTATGACAGGGACAGAGACCAGTGGGAAGAGAACTGCGCAGAAGTCTACGGAGGAGGCTGGTGGTACAACAGCTGCCAAGCGGCCAATCTCAATGGCATCTACTATCCTGGGGGCTCCTATGATCCAAGGAACAATAGTCCTTATGAGATTGAGAATGGAGTGGTCTGGGTCCCCTTCAGGGGTGCGGATTATTCCCTCAGGGCTGTTCGCATGAAAATCCGGCCCCTGGTGACCCAATAG